One Mesoplodon densirostris isolate mMesDen1 chromosome X, mMesDen1 primary haplotype, whole genome shotgun sequence genomic region harbors:
- the PBDC1 gene encoding protein PBDC1 isoform X2 yields MEATSGNDEVSGELSSLAHDVSLPAESYGNDPDIEMAWAMRAMQHAEVYYKLISSVDPQFLKLTKVDDQIYSEFRENFKKLRIDVLDPEELKSEAAKEKWRPFCLKFYGIVEDFNYGTLLRLNCSQGYTEENTIFAPRIQFFAIEIARNREGYNKAVYTSVQDKEEEKGANNRGDRGANSGGEEKGANREGEKEKINKGGEKEKEAYKEINKSGETAM; encoded by the exons ATGGAGGCGACCAGTGGAAATGATGAG gtttcCGGGGAACTGTCGTCTCTGGCGCACGATGTTTCTCTCCCAGCCGAGTCGTACGGCAACGAT CCTGATATTGAGATGGCTTGGGCCATGAGAGCAATGCAGCATGCTGAAGTCTACTACAAA CTGATTTCATCAGTTGACCCACAGTTCCTGAAACTCACCAAAGTGGATGACCAAATCTATTCTGAGTTTCGGGAAAATTTTAAGAAGCTCAGGATAGATGTATTGGACCCAGAAGAGCTCAAATCAGAAGCAGCTAAAGAG AAGTGGAGACCATTCTGTTTGAAGTTTTATGGGATTGTAGAAGACTTCAACTATGGTACTTTGCTGCGACTGAACTGTTCTCAGGGCTACACTGAGGAAAACACCATCTTTG CACCCAGGATACAATTTTTTGCCATTGAAATTGCTCGGAACCGGGAAGGTTATAACAAAGCAGTTTACACTAGTGTTCAGgacaaagaagaagagaaaggagccAACAATAGAGGAGACAGAGGAGCCAACagtggaggagaagagaaaggagccaacagagaaggagaaaaggagaaaatcaacaaaggaggagaaaaagagaaagaagcctACAAAGAAATCAACAAAAGTGGTGAAACAGCTATGTAA
- the PBDC1 gene encoding protein PBDC1 isoform X3, whose protein sequence is MEATSGNDEVVSGELSSLAHDVSLPAESYGNDPDIEMAWAMRAMQHAEVYYKLISSVDPQFLKLTKVDDQIYSEFRENFKKLRIDVLDPEELKSEAAKEHPGYNFLPLKLLGTGKVITKQFTLVFRTKKKRKEPTIEETEEPTVEEKRKEPTEKEKRRKSTKEEKKRKKPTKKSTKVVKQLCKVDREQHSRSCDSSEPTSTMMLLAQAPMVKCISLFTGRTCRRTSFWPNHQELQWLFSCMNWL, encoded by the exons ATGGAGGCGACCAGTGGAAATGATGAGGTG gtttcCGGGGAACTGTCGTCTCTGGCGCACGATGTTTCTCTCCCAGCCGAGTCGTACGGCAACGAT CCTGATATTGAGATGGCTTGGGCCATGAGAGCAATGCAGCATGCTGAAGTCTACTACAAA CTGATTTCATCAGTTGACCCACAGTTCCTGAAACTCACCAAAGTGGATGACCAAATCTATTCTGAGTTTCGGGAAAATTTTAAGAAGCTCAGGATAGATGTATTGGACCCAGAAGAGCTCAAATCAGAAGCAGCTAAAGAG CACCCAGGATACAATTTTTTGCCATTGAAATTGCTCGGAACCGGGAAGGTTATAACAAAGCAGTTTACACTAGTGTTCAGgacaaagaagaagagaaaggagccAACAATAGAGGAGACAGAGGAGCCAACagtggaggagaagagaaaggagccaacagagaaggagaaaaggagaaaatcaacaaaggaggagaaaaagagaaagaagcctACAAAGAAATCAACAAAAGTGGTGAAACAGCTATGTAAGGTAGACAGGGAACAGCACTCTAGAAGCTGTGATTCATCTGAGCCTACAAGTACCATGATGCTACTTGCACAGGCCCCTATGGTCAAATGTATCTCCTTGTTCACTGGAAGGACATGCAGAAGGACATCTTTCTGGCCTAATCATCAGGAGCTGCAGTGGTTGTTCTCTTGTATGAACTGGCTTTAA
- the PBDC1 gene encoding protein PBDC1 isoform X1, whose translation MEATSGNDEVVSGELSSLAHDVSLPAESYGNDPDIEMAWAMRAMQHAEVYYKLISSVDPQFLKLTKVDDQIYSEFRENFKKLRIDVLDPEELKSEAAKEKWRPFCLKFYGIVEDFNYGTLLRLNCSQGYTEENTIFAPRIQFFAIEIARNREGYNKAVYTSVQDKEEEKGANNRGDRGANSGGEEKGANREGEKEKINKGGEKEKEAYKEINKSGETAM comes from the exons ATGGAGGCGACCAGTGGAAATGATGAGGTG gtttcCGGGGAACTGTCGTCTCTGGCGCACGATGTTTCTCTCCCAGCCGAGTCGTACGGCAACGAT CCTGATATTGAGATGGCTTGGGCCATGAGAGCAATGCAGCATGCTGAAGTCTACTACAAA CTGATTTCATCAGTTGACCCACAGTTCCTGAAACTCACCAAAGTGGATGACCAAATCTATTCTGAGTTTCGGGAAAATTTTAAGAAGCTCAGGATAGATGTATTGGACCCAGAAGAGCTCAAATCAGAAGCAGCTAAAGAG AAGTGGAGACCATTCTGTTTGAAGTTTTATGGGATTGTAGAAGACTTCAACTATGGTACTTTGCTGCGACTGAACTGTTCTCAGGGCTACACTGAGGAAAACACCATCTTTG CACCCAGGATACAATTTTTTGCCATTGAAATTGCTCGGAACCGGGAAGGTTATAACAAAGCAGTTTACACTAGTGTTCAGgacaaagaagaagagaaaggagccAACAATAGAGGAGACAGAGGAGCCAACagtggaggagaagagaaaggagccaacagagaaggagaaaaggagaaaatcaacaaaggaggagaaaaagagaaagaagcctACAAAGAAATCAACAAAAGTGGTGAAACAGCTATGTAA